The following coding sequences lie in one Deltaproteobacteria bacterium genomic window:
- a CDS encoding radical SAM protein: protein MSKSLKKSKHIHIIKRSWGTHVVYHRLFGNLTVLDDKAAMLLDLFDDPVGGDDLALLFQQYGTYLNTFYDMYYLVEESSDEREEQNLDLEERARSLVDGNLIGGLQLNISDACNFACSYCFCDIVDERGQRRTELADSNEKLMPFEIAAKAIDTLLAKVKNTGKPGLVIKFYGREPLLNWKVIEKILNHYNHGEHHGARIAYAITTNASQLTPEIAQTLAHYKVGTIVSIDGPAASNDRLRRTKNTGSNTFDVIQQGIDCLKKAGALQALSAVVTEENFDEFDNRLVDLAEKHGVKEVQILPGVQGDFLGRMGPEKVIEKLYNIFVYGRRKGIAVSGYWLNPVISSLSTHRFRSTGEVVRTAPDSCAATGYQISVEPSGDIFPCRSMSMHLGHIDDFKKMLKTDAYKHVAMRTYNNVKACHGCSIEGFCQGPCPGNLEEKSNDIYQLDPFFCDVFKGIHEKVLSHFVTLPSYQ, encoded by the coding sequence ATGTCAAAATCTCTTAAAAAATCAAAACATATCCATATTATAAAGCGCTCGTGGGGAACCCACGTTGTGTATCACAGACTTTTTGGTAATCTTACTGTGCTCGATGACAAGGCCGCAATGCTACTGGACCTCTTTGATGATCCTGTGGGCGGGGACGACCTGGCGCTTCTCTTTCAACAATACGGAACATATCTTAATACATTTTACGATATGTATTATCTTGTTGAAGAAAGTAGCGATGAAAGAGAAGAACAAAATCTGGACCTTGAGGAGAGGGCCCGGTCACTTGTTGACGGAAACCTCATCGGCGGTTTGCAGCTCAATATTTCGGATGCCTGCAATTTTGCCTGTTCCTATTGCTTTTGTGATATTGTTGATGAGCGGGGACAAAGACGGACTGAGCTTGCCGATAGCAATGAGAAACTCATGCCTTTTGAAATTGCCGCCAAGGCTATAGACACACTCCTGGCAAAGGTGAAAAATACCGGAAAGCCGGGGCTGGTGATAAAATTCTACGGGCGGGAACCTCTGCTCAATTGGAAAGTTATAGAAAAAATCCTCAACCATTACAATCATGGAGAACATCACGGCGCTCGGATTGCATATGCTATTACAACCAATGCGTCTCAACTTACCCCTGAAATTGCGCAAACCCTTGCTCACTATAAGGTAGGTACAATAGTAAGTATTGACGGCCCGGCAGCATCTAACGACAGATTACGAAGAACGAAAAATACAGGATCAAATACCTTTGATGTTATCCAACAGGGTATTGACTGCCTTAAAAAGGCAGGAGCGCTTCAGGCATTATCAGCGGTAGTTACTGAGGAGAATTTTGATGAATTCGATAACCGTCTCGTCGATTTGGCTGAAAAGCATGGCGTAAAGGAGGTCCAGATACTCCCGGGAGTACAGGGAGATTTTCTTGGTCGTATGGGACCGGAAAAAGTAATCGAAAAACTTTATAATATTTTTGTTTACGGGCGCAGGAAAGGAATTGCCGTAAGTGGTTACTGGCTCAATCCGGTGATTAGTTCCCTTTCCACACATAGATTTCGTTCCACAGGAGAAGTGGTGCGCACGGCTCCAGACAGCTGTGCCGCTACAGGGTATCAAATTAGTGTAGAACCTTCAGGTGACATATTCCCATGCCGTTCCATGTCAATGCATCTGGGACACATCGATGATTTTAAAAAAATGCTTAAAACAGATGCATATAAACATGTGGCTATGCGAACCTACAACAATGTAAAGGCTTGTCATGGTTGTTCTATTGAGGGATTCTGCCAGGGGCCCTGTCCCGGCAACCTGGAGGAGAAATCCAACGACATATACCAATTGGATCCGTTTTTTTGTGATGTTTTTAAAGGAATTCATGAGAAGGTGCTATCTCATTTCGTTACCTTGCCTTCCTATCAATAA